A single genomic interval of Hemibagrus wyckioides isolate EC202008001 linkage group LG13, SWU_Hwy_1.0, whole genome shotgun sequence harbors:
- the LOC131363681 gene encoding L-seryl-tRNA(Sec) kinase isoform X1, translating to MQRSAGVCVCVCVLCGLPAVGKSTLTHLLSDHLHTLGWRTFIVSYDELIPEEAFRFNTPERDDDDDDEDDEASRQQAGWKQHRQAVLECVDGFLRDLSADRLHTHTGGGSGGTGSVCERFQEAMQKQQILTALHNTHSQPQRLALLLDDNFYYHSMRYPVYQLARRHSLGFCQLYLHCPLEVCLHRNRVRGQPVSDDVITMMSSRMEPPNTEKNQWEKKSVTVDNTHTVTHTQLQEVLQVISSAAENPLNPVQDDSEQREADRQRCACSVVHQVDQVCRRLVSQAMVTARERSVSGEQMKALSRDLSEEKSRFLQELRAQLLQQLGQDECVCVDRVVTIATNTFTRRTHVTMERHGLQDTPCS from the exons atgcagcgctcagcaggtgtgtgtgtgtgcgtgtgtgtgctgtgcgGGTTACCTGCAGTGGGGAAgtccaccctcacacacctgctctctgatcACCTTCACACACTCGGCTGGAGGACTTTTATCGTCTCATATGACGAGTTAATACCTGAGGAGGCTTTTCGCTTCAACACACctgagagagatgatgatgatgatgatgaagatgatgaagcgTCGAGACAG caggcgGGGTGGAAGCAGCACAGACAGGCCGTATTGGAGTGTGTGGACGGTTTCCTGCGGGATCTCAGCGCTgacagacttcacacacacaccggaggaggaagtggaggaacaggaagtgtgtgtgaacgCTTTCAGGAGGCCATGCAGAAGCAGCAGATCCTCACagcgttacacaacacacactcccaaCCTCAGAGACTTGCCCTGCTGCTGGACGACAACTTCTACTACCACAGCATGAGATACCCAGTGTACCAACTCGCACGCAGAC ATTCACTGGGCTTCTGTCAGCTTTACCTGCACTGTCCACTGGAGGTGTGTCTCCATAGAAACAGGGTCAGAGGTCAGCCGGTGTCGGATGATGTCATCACCATGATGTCCAGTCGCATGGAGCCTCCGAACACTGAGAAGAACCAGTGGGAGAAGAAGAGTGTGACTgtggacaacacacacactgtcacacacacacagct acaggaGGTGCTGCAGGTGATTTCTTCAGCAGCTGAAAATCCTCTGAATCCAGTTCAGGATGATTCAGAACAGAgg gaggcagacagacagcgCTGTGCCTGCAGTGTGGTGCATCAGGTGGATCAGGTGTGCAGGAGACTCGTCTCTCAGGCCATGGTGACAGCCAGAG AGCGATCAGTGAGCGGTGAGCAGATGAAGGCTTTATCCAGAGATCTGAGTGAGGAGAAGAGTCGCTTCCTGCAGGAGCTCAGAGCTCAGCTTCTCCAGCAGCTGGGAcaggacgagtgtgtgtgtgtggaccgtGTGGTCACCATCGCC
- the LOC131363681 gene encoding L-seryl-tRNA(Sec) kinase isoform X2 — MQRSAGVCVCVCVLCGLPAVGKSTLTHLLSDHLHTLGWRTFIVSYDELIPEEAFRFNTPERDDDDDDEDDEASRQAGWKQHRQAVLECVDGFLRDLSADRLHTHTGGGSGGTGSVCERFQEAMQKQQILTALHNTHSQPQRLALLLDDNFYYHSMRYPVYQLARRHSLGFCQLYLHCPLEVCLHRNRVRGQPVSDDVITMMSSRMEPPNTEKNQWEKKSVTVDNTHTVTHTQLQEVLQVISSAAENPLNPVQDDSEQREADRQRCACSVVHQVDQVCRRLVSQAMVTARERSVSGEQMKALSRDLSEEKSRFLQELRAQLLQQLGQDECVCVDRVVTIATNTFTRRTHVTMERHGLQDTPCS; from the exons atgcagcgctcagcaggtgtgtgtgtgtgcgtgtgtgtgctgtgcgGGTTACCTGCAGTGGGGAAgtccaccctcacacacctgctctctgatcACCTTCACACACTCGGCTGGAGGACTTTTATCGTCTCATATGACGAGTTAATACCTGAGGAGGCTTTTCGCTTCAACACACctgagagagatgatgatgatgatgatgaagatgatgaagcgTCGAGACAG gcgGGGTGGAAGCAGCACAGACAGGCCGTATTGGAGTGTGTGGACGGTTTCCTGCGGGATCTCAGCGCTgacagacttcacacacacaccggaggaggaagtggaggaacaggaagtgtgtgtgaacgCTTTCAGGAGGCCATGCAGAAGCAGCAGATCCTCACagcgttacacaacacacactcccaaCCTCAGAGACTTGCCCTGCTGCTGGACGACAACTTCTACTACCACAGCATGAGATACCCAGTGTACCAACTCGCACGCAGAC ATTCACTGGGCTTCTGTCAGCTTTACCTGCACTGTCCACTGGAGGTGTGTCTCCATAGAAACAGGGTCAGAGGTCAGCCGGTGTCGGATGATGTCATCACCATGATGTCCAGTCGCATGGAGCCTCCGAACACTGAGAAGAACCAGTGGGAGAAGAAGAGTGTGACTgtggacaacacacacactgtcacacacacacagct acaggaGGTGCTGCAGGTGATTTCTTCAGCAGCTGAAAATCCTCTGAATCCAGTTCAGGATGATTCAGAACAGAgg gaggcagacagacagcgCTGTGCCTGCAGTGTGGTGCATCAGGTGGATCAGGTGTGCAGGAGACTCGTCTCTCAGGCCATGGTGACAGCCAGAG AGCGATCAGTGAGCGGTGAGCAGATGAAGGCTTTATCCAGAGATCTGAGTGAGGAGAAGAGTCGCTTCCTGCAGGAGCTCAGAGCTCAGCTTCTCCAGCAGCTGGGAcaggacgagtgtgtgtgtgtggaccgtGTGGTCACCATCGCC